The genomic interval GGTAGCCAAGCCCAGTGATACGGATACGTACGCCACGAGTCAGGATGCTTAAAAGGAAACGACAAGCCGTTGTCTATGGCAGCGATGTCAATTTTCGAGGGTTCAACCAATCCCCAACTCTAGAAGAAATGCATTTCGATCACTTTGATGTGAACAACTCCCGTTTGACAAAAGTCGAATCAATGACCATAACGGTTCAAATGAGCTCACCTCtacaccactaccactactcgGTCCAGCCTCGGCATCCCCTGTCGTGGTCGAGGAATTATCACTTTTCAGATCTGGTCTTTCATAATTGATGAGCCAATTGTCATTGCCACGGTCCGTATTTCGTGTGATGTAATCAAGGACGACCAATTGCTCAAAGCGAAATTGAAAGTCCTTGCTAACCGCCTCCGAGAGAGGCTCGACCTCAAATCGCCTGAGAAGTTGGTCAGCGTCTTTATATCCTTCGACAAACGTTTGAAATGATCCGACCTGAAACAGGAACCCACACAGTTTAAGACACACCACATTATCGACTCCAACTTTTAATAAATGAGCACCTTGGGTGGAAGTCCGAGGCGGTGAAAACGCTTTCCAACTTTAGGGAAATGCTCGTAAACCATTCGTTTGGCTCTGGCCTTTTCAATATCGATTCGGAGGTAGTTAAATGTGTCACTCGCCAGATTGACCACCTTCGTCTTCGGAACCACATCAAGACCCAACTTTTGGTCAACGAGACTAGCTCCAGCCTCTGACATGTAACCCTGATTTGGAATCAGGCACGACCGTCCGAAGCAACACGGACAGCACAAACGATGCATCCATTTGGTCCACTTGGGGTTCAATCGTCCGTAGGGCTCCTCGTCTTTGGGTTTGAACACACCAATGACCTTGCCGTCCGGGTTCTTAACGAAATAACTTCCACTGCTCCCCTGGTAGATGCGCTCAGGGAGAATTCCATTGTCAATGGCCAACTCGGCTTGTCGGATCAATTCCGTGAAATGGGGATCATCTGAAACAATGCAGAAATAACGCGAGGCATCAGAATATGCTCGGCCATTCAGTGTGGCAACTATACACCTAAGTATTATATGCATAAAAAACCTACTGAAACCACCCTCATTCCAAGGTATGGACATATAATCATTCTGGGGCTGGATGATGCCCGTGCTTTCTCTGTCGTCAAAAGGAGCTGCCATTGGCTTGGGCTCGCACTCCCCGGCTCAGTCGAGGGGTTATATGCACTATTATATACGAGCCGCTTTTACCAGGAGAGCTCAGTTACCAAGCATCACTCGTGAGATTCAGTGCACATTCCACACAACCAAAGGCTCGAAAACTCTTGTTCAATTACGTTCCAACACAAACTTTGGCTTCAGGAAGGGGAGAGCAGTTGTTGGTGGCACAGCCAAGACACAGGACACTTGAACTTTGACCAATAAGGATGGCGAACAATTAGCTTTGTCATCACTCGAACACACACCAACTGCACAATGTACAGATCATGAACTTGGATTCATTCAGAAATAACGTTGTATTATGAACCTTTTGCATGTCTGCTTGAGGGGGAATAATCGAGGGAGGGAGAAGGCAACTGTCCCCATTCTTACGAGTCCCCCCAGGCCTCTCTAACTTCCTCCTAAGTAGGCTTGGCGAGAAGTTGTGAATTTGACAACAATCCTCTCATAGGCCTATATGAACTTACACGAAACGTGCCAGCTGCTCAGTGCGTTCAGCTCTTTCGACCAGAAACGTTAACAGAGGATCAATTCATACACAATTTTGTAGAAGCATATGCCACAGCTGGGGCGCTAATGAAAAAGACAGGCACGTTTTGAAGGCCAGGGGGGCCTGGCTGTCTGCCACACACAGTCGACCTTGACTGGCGATGACAATTCGGAGAAAGTCTGGCAAATTCAAGAACAATGGTGGAGGTGCCGAAAGAGACGAAACATATTTCCCGAAAAATGGGCCATAAGAGTTTCCTCAGCTTGTGACAAATCCCTAGCTTGAGGTGGGGTCTAGTATTAGTTTAGTCCACCACGAAGCACAAGGCTAGCAGTCAAAAACCTGATCGAGCAATAAGCTGAACGGTTTCAGCCGTGTTTTCTATACTCCTGGGTTGGAGTTCAATTTAGAGGCCCGAGATCCAACTGGAATATCTATTGAGTGGCCGGCATTAAACTTACCGGGAAAATTATTCAGATGTTCGTCAATCTCCTCGTACTGATGTCGAGCGTGGTGTCGACCGCGAAGCAGGGGTAGATTTTCGCGTCGGGGAAAATGAGAGGCGGGGGCCGGGCGGCGCGGTGAAGCCGGGGCCGGTCCGACCGTACCTGCCGGGGCTGACACAGTGCCAGAAGTGCTCGAGAGCAACGCCTCGTCGGACGCACccgaagaaaatgaacccACGGAATCTAGACGGGACCGACCGGACTCGATATCGGCCGCGGTTTGATTTTGATAAGAGGGGATGCGGACCCCGGAGGTGGAGGCTTCATTCAATATGGACACGTGCACGTCCACCGGATGCGTGTCGCCCGGAATCGACTGGATGACGGTGGCTGCGGGCTCGAGGGTGGGCGCGCCATCTTGACCGTCTAAGGGGGCGTAATCCAGCCCGTTAGATTCCGGCCGACCTGAGCCAATATCCACCAAGAGTTGGGCGGGGGGTGAGGCGGGCCCGGGCATGTTGGATGAGCTAGCTCCACTGGACATGGGTAGGACGGATGGGTTTAAAGGGCGAGAGCAGGTTCGAGGGTGGGGACCATGTCAAAAAGGCGAGCCCAATAGCCGGATGGTAGCGTTCCTTCTCAGAACAAAGGCACGGCCAGGCCGTACACCACACCGTTGTCACCGAGAGATCACACGCCGACGGCTCCTGGGGTCGAAAGTAGGCCGATGCTCATNCACGGAATCTAGACGGGACCGACCGGACTCGATATCGGCCGCGGTTTGATTTTGATAAGAGGGGATGCGGACCCCAGATCGGAAGGCTTCATTCAATATGGACACGTGCACGTCCACCGGATGGGTTTAAAGGGCGAGAGCAGGTTCGAGGGTGGGGACCATGTCAAAAAGGCGAGCCCAATAGCCGGATGGTAGCGTTCCTTCTCAGAACAGAGGCACGGCCAGGCCGTACACCACACCGTTGTCACCGAGAGATCACACGCCGACGGCTCCTGGGGTCGAAAGTAGGCCGATGCTCATTAATGAggcaccaaccaacccacccaaCCCCCAAGCAGCCCAAGGGAACAGGGTCGAGGCCAGTCCATAGAGAGCCAGGTATAGAATGGCGGCAGGGAGGTGGATCCCCGCCCGAAGTTCTAATGTATGAATTCGAGTACAGTCACTTTGTCCGGGTAAAAGAAAGACAAGCAGGCGGGTAAGGCACTGACTGGGAACGGATGCTGGAAAGCCCCGAGGGTGCAGATGACTCAGGGACTCAGGGGGCGGAGGAGGGCAAGAGGGGAGGACGAACAGATAGGGAGGGAAGGGTGGAAGATGCAAGCCTCAACCACAAAGAAG from Tigriopus californicus strain San Diego chromosome 5, Tcal_SD_v2.1, whole genome shotgun sequence carries:
- the LOC131881407 gene encoding phosphatidylinositol 4-kinase type 2-alpha-like; the protein is MSSGASSSNMPGPASPPAQLLVDIGSGRPESNGLDYAPLDGQDGAPTLEPAATVIQSIPGDTHPVDVHVSILNEASTSGVRIPSYQNQTAADIESGRSRLDSVGSFSSGASDEALLSSTSGTVSAPAGTVGPAPASPRRPAPASHFPRRENLPLLRGRHHARHQYEEIDEHLNNFPDDPHFTELIRQAELAIDNGILPERIYQGSSGSYFVKNPDGKVIGVFKPKDEEPYGRLNPKWTKWMHRLCCPCCFGRSCLIPNQGYMSEAGASLVDQKLGLDVVPKTKVVNLASDTFNYLRIDIEKARAKRMVYEHFPKVGKRFHRLGLPPKVGSFQTFVEGYKDADQLLRRFEVEPLSEAVSKDFQFRFEQLVVLDYITRNTDRGNDNWLINYERPDLKSDNSSTTTGDAEAGPSSGSGVESWGLVEPSKIDIAAIDNGLSFPFKHPDSWRTYPYHWAWLPYAKVPFSKKVKDLVLPKLADMNFVQDLCDELYNLFKTDKGFDRHLFEKQMSVMRGQILNLTQALKDGKSPLQLVQMPVVIVERSRGHVGTTERFRSFSDTFTQRFQSKSPFFSWC